A window of the Aeromicrobium phoceense genome harbors these coding sequences:
- a CDS encoding polyribonucleotide nucleotidyltransferase, with the protein MSDITSVETVIDNGRFGTRTIRLETGLLAQQAAGSVSAFLDDDTMLLSATTAGKQPKDHFDFFPLTIDVEERMYAAGRIPGSFFRREGRPSEDAILTCRLIDRPLRPTFKKGLRNEVQVVITVLALNPDTPYDVLAINAASASTQISGLPFSGPVGATRVALIDGQWVAFPTHSQLEDAVFDMVVAGRIAGDDVAIMMVEAESTEKTWELVQGGVQAPTESIVAGGLDAAKKFIRQLCEAQAELASAAAKPVQDFPVFLDYEDDAYEAVREIASADMTEALTIVRKADREVRESEIKANVIEQLGERFEGREKELGAALRSLTKSLVRDRVLRDNVRIDGRGLADIRALSAEVGIVPRVHGSALFQRGETQIMGITTLNMLDLEQKLDTLSPETTRRYMHNYNFPPFSTGETGRVGSPKRREIGHGALAGRALLPVLPSREEFPYAIRQVSEALSSNGSTSMGSVCASTLGLLNAGVPLRAPVAGIAMGLISGEVDGEQKFVTLTDILGAEDAFGDMDFKVAGTRDFVTALQLDTKLDGIPADVLAGALQQAHDARQTILDVMAEAISEPDEMSPYAPRIITVKIPVDKIGEVIGPKGKMINQIQDDTGAKISIDDDGTVYVGADNGDSAEAAKQAINAIANPTMPEVGERYLGTVVKTVDFGAFISLLPGKDGLLHISKLRELNGGQRVNNVDDVVKVGDKIQVEIAEVGDRGKLSLIPVSDKSEETQESAPESTDA; encoded by the coding sequence ATGTCCGACATCACCTCCGTGGAGACCGTGATCGACAACGGTCGATTCGGCACCCGCACCATCCGCCTCGAGACCGGTCTGCTCGCCCAGCAGGCGGCCGGCTCCGTCTCGGCCTTCCTGGACGACGACACGATGCTGCTCTCGGCCACCACGGCCGGCAAGCAGCCGAAGGACCACTTCGACTTCTTCCCCCTCACGATCGACGTCGAGGAGCGCATGTACGCCGCGGGTCGCATCCCGGGCTCGTTCTTCCGTCGTGAGGGACGTCCGTCCGAGGACGCGATCCTCACGTGCCGCCTGATCGACCGCCCGCTGCGCCCGACCTTCAAGAAGGGTCTGCGCAACGAGGTCCAGGTCGTCATCACGGTCCTGGCGCTCAACCCCGACACCCCGTACGACGTGCTGGCGATCAACGCCGCCTCGGCGTCCACGCAGATCTCGGGCCTGCCCTTCAGCGGCCCGGTCGGCGCGACGCGCGTCGCCCTGATCGACGGCCAGTGGGTCGCCTTCCCGACGCACAGCCAGCTCGAGGACGCCGTGTTCGACATGGTCGTCGCGGGTCGCATCGCGGGCGACGACGTCGCGATCATGATGGTCGAGGCCGAGTCCACCGAGAAGACGTGGGAGCTCGTCCAGGGTGGCGTCCAGGCGCCCACCGAGTCGATCGTGGCCGGTGGCCTCGACGCGGCCAAGAAGTTCATCCGCCAGCTGTGCGAGGCGCAGGCCGAGCTGGCCTCCGCCGCCGCGAAGCCCGTCCAGGACTTCCCGGTCTTCCTCGACTACGAGGACGACGCGTACGAGGCCGTCCGCGAGATCGCGTCGGCCGACATGACCGAGGCCCTCACGATCGTCCGCAAGGCCGACCGCGAGGTCCGCGAGTCCGAGATCAAGGCCAACGTCATCGAGCAGCTCGGTGAGCGCTTCGAGGGCCGCGAGAAGGAGCTCGGCGCCGCGCTGCGCTCGCTCACCAAGTCGCTCGTGCGCGATCGCGTCCTGCGCGACAACGTCCGCATCGACGGCCGTGGCCTGGCCGACATCCGTGCCCTGTCCGCCGAGGTGGGCATCGTTCCTCGCGTGCACGGCTCGGCGCTGTTCCAGCGTGGCGAGACCCAGATCATGGGCATCACCACGCTGAACATGCTCGACCTGGAGCAGAAGCTCGACACGCTCTCGCCCGAGACCACGCGTCGCTACATGCACAACTACAACTTCCCGCCGTTCTCCACCGGTGAGACCGGACGCGTGGGCTCGCCCAAGCGTCGCGAGATCGGCCACGGCGCCCTGGCCGGCCGGGCCCTGCTGCCCGTCCTGCCCTCGCGCGAGGAGTTCCCCTACGCGATCCGTCAGGTGTCCGAGGCGCTCAGCTCCAACGGCTCCACCTCGATGGGCTCGGTCTGCGCGTCCACCCTGGGCCTGCTGAACGCCGGTGTGCCGCTGCGCGCGCCGGTCGCCGGCATCGCGATGGGCCTCATCTCCGGTGAGGTCGACGGCGAGCAGAAGTTCGTCACGCTGACCGACATCCTCGGAGCCGAGGACGCCTTCGGCGACATGGACTTCAAGGTCGCCGGCACGCGTGACTTCGTGACCGCGCTGCAGCTGGACACCAAGCTCGACGGCATCCCCGCCGACGTGCTCGCCGGCGCGCTGCAGCAAGCGCACGACGCCCGCCAGACGATCCTCGATGTGATGGCCGAGGCCATCAGCGAGCCCGACGAGATGAGCCCCTACGCTCCGCGGATCATCACGGTGAAGATCCCGGTCGACAAGATCGGCGAGGTCATCGGCCCGAAGGGCAAGATGATCAACCAGATCCAGGACGACACCGGCGCGAAGATCTCGATCGACGATGACGGCACCGTCTACGTGGGCGCCGACAACGGCGACTCGGCCGAGGCGGCCAAGCAGGCCATCAACGCGATCGCCAACCCGACGATGCCCGAGGTCGGCGAGCGCTACCTCGGCACCGTCGTCAAGACGGTCGACTTCGGCGCGTTCATCTCGCTCCTCCCGGGCAAGGACGGCCTGCTGCACATCAGCAAGCTGCGCGAGCTCAACGGCGGCCAGCGCGTGAACAACGTCGACGACGTCGTCAAGGTCGGCGACAAGATCCAGGTCGAGATCGCCGAGGTCGGCGACCGCGGCAAGCTCTCGCTGATCCCCGTCTCGGACAAGTCCGAGGAGACGCAGGAGTCGGCGCCGGAGTCCACCGACGCCTGA
- a CDS encoding extracellular solute-binding protein, which produces MNTRRIAASLAAVIALGGLAACGGSDSGEDGDDITLRVNLFGKFGYTEAYKKFEEAHPGVKIVETAEGDLGKYNTKLTQQIAAGGDAGDVVAIEEGQTVAFLAAPDKFVNLQDEGGNDVKDRWLPWVWDKATTADGKTTIGYGTDVGGLAMCYRRDLFEKAGLPTDREEVGKLWPTWDDFIATGKKFQAGIKDDKVGFIDSSTNTYNSILMQQGDHTYFDRDDELVFDTNPAVKTAWDYAVEMTEADLSAQLKAFSDEWNAGFKNGSFAAVACPAWMTGYIKDQSGEENAGKWDIATVPGGGGNWGGSWLAVPTSSEHQDMALELIEFLSNEEGQMMAFDAEGRLPSLPALYDQPELKEATNAYFNEAPIGQLFVAGASQLEPVYLGTKNVPVRDAVENALRSVENGEVPPAQGWDDASAAAEKAAR; this is translated from the coding sequence GTGAACACACGACGAATCGCCGCCTCACTTGCCGCAGTCATCGCCCTGGGCGGCCTCGCCGCGTGTGGTGGGAGCGACTCGGGCGAGGACGGGGACGACATCACCCTGCGGGTGAACCTGTTCGGCAAGTTCGGGTACACCGAGGCGTACAAGAAGTTCGAGGAGGCCCACCCGGGCGTCAAGATCGTCGAGACCGCCGAGGGCGACCTCGGCAAGTACAACACCAAGCTCACCCAGCAGATCGCCGCCGGGGGCGACGCCGGCGACGTCGTGGCGATCGAGGAGGGCCAGACGGTGGCGTTCCTCGCCGCCCCCGACAAGTTCGTCAACCTGCAGGACGAGGGCGGCAACGACGTCAAGGACCGTTGGCTCCCGTGGGTCTGGGACAAGGCCACCACCGCCGACGGCAAGACGACCATCGGCTATGGAACCGACGTCGGCGGTCTGGCGATGTGCTACCGCCGCGACCTGTTCGAGAAGGCGGGCCTGCCCACCGATCGCGAGGAGGTCGGCAAGCTCTGGCCCACGTGGGACGACTTCATCGCCACGGGCAAGAAGTTCCAGGCGGGCATCAAGGACGACAAGGTGGGCTTCATCGACTCGTCGACGAACACCTACAACTCGATCCTCATGCAGCAGGGCGACCACACGTACTTCGACCGCGACGACGAGCTCGTGTTCGACACCAACCCGGCCGTCAAGACGGCGTGGGACTACGCCGTCGAGATGACCGAGGCCGACCTGTCGGCGCAGCTGAAGGCCTTCAGCGACGAGTGGAACGCGGGCTTCAAGAACGGCTCGTTCGCCGCCGTGGCCTGCCCGGCCTGGATGACCGGCTACATCAAGGACCAGTCCGGTGAGGAGAACGCCGGCAAGTGGGACATCGCCACCGTGCCCGGTGGCGGCGGCAACTGGGGCGGCTCCTGGCTGGCGGTCCCGACCTCCAGCGAGCACCAGGACATGGCGCTGGAGCTGATCGAGTTCCTCAGCAACGAGGAGGGCCAGATGATGGCCTTCGACGCCGAGGGTCGCCTGCCGTCCCTGCCCGCGCTGTACGACCAGCCGGAGTTGAAGGAGGCCACGAACGCCTACTTCAACGAGGCGCCGATCGGCCAGCTCTTCGTGGCCGGTGCCTCGCAGCTCGAGCCGGTCTACCTCGGCACCAAGAACGTTCCCGTCCGTGACGCGGTGGAGAACGCACTGCGCAGTGTCGAGAACGGAGAGGTCCCGCCCGCCCAGGGCTGGGACGACGCCTCCGCGGCGGCCGAGAAGGCCGCACGCTGA
- a CDS encoding carbohydrate ABC transporter permease — MARKRLARQQGAGLSFVSPYFIVFAVFGLFPLVYTAWVSMHEWTLLAGKVEFIGFDNYTELLGDSAFWRALVNTFGIFVLATVPQLVLATVLAQMLNTALRGRTAWRMGVLLPNVASVAAVGIIFGLIFARDYGIANWLLGFVGIENVDWRAHRWSSWLAIATMVDWRWTGYNALILLAALQSVPKELYEAARIDGASAWRQFWSVTVPMLRPTLIFVTIIATIGGIQLFTEPLLFNTGANAISGGNRGQFQTVAMYLVQQAFTGQRFGYASTIAWVLFLIIAVVAAINLLLMRRIRSAD, encoded by the coding sequence ATGGCACGCAAGCGGCTCGCACGGCAGCAGGGCGCCGGGCTCTCGTTCGTCTCGCCGTACTTCATCGTCTTCGCGGTGTTCGGCCTGTTCCCGCTCGTCTACACGGCCTGGGTCTCGATGCACGAGTGGACCCTGCTGGCCGGCAAGGTCGAGTTCATCGGGTTCGACAACTACACCGAGCTGCTCGGCGACTCGGCGTTCTGGCGGGCCCTGGTCAACACCTTCGGGATCTTCGTCCTGGCCACGGTGCCCCAGCTGGTGCTCGCCACGGTGCTCGCGCAGATGCTCAACACGGCGCTGCGCGGCCGCACCGCCTGGCGGATGGGCGTCCTGCTGCCGAACGTCGCGTCGGTGGCGGCCGTCGGCATCATCTTCGGGCTCATCTTCGCCCGCGACTACGGCATCGCGAACTGGCTGCTGGGCTTCGTCGGCATCGAGAACGTCGACTGGCGCGCCCACCGCTGGTCCTCGTGGCTCGCGATCGCGACGATGGTGGACTGGCGCTGGACGGGCTACAACGCGCTCATCCTCCTCGCGGCACTGCAGTCGGTGCCCAAGGAGCTGTACGAGGCGGCCCGGATCGACGGCGCCTCGGCCTGGCGGCAGTTCTGGTCGGTCACCGTGCCGATGCTGCGCCCCACCCTGATCTTCGTGACGATCATCGCCACCATCGGCGGGATCCAGCTCTTCACCGAGCCGTTGCTGTTCAACACCGGCGCCAACGCGATCTCCGGCGGCAACCGCGGCCAGTTCCAGACGGTGGCGATGTACCTCGTGCAGCAGGCCTTCACGGGCCAGCGGTTCGGGTACGCCTCCACGATCGCGTGGGTCCTCTTCCTCATCATCGCCGTCGTGGCGGCGATCAACCTGCTGCTGATGCGGCGCATCCGATCGGCGGACTGA
- a CDS encoding carbohydrate ABC transporter permease has protein sequence MSTTARSTGASPMMYVTLTFVVLLSAAPLYFMLVMASRANSDILGIPPPLLPGDQLAINIERVFANDDVQFAKALLNTLVVATVATVSVVVTSALAGFAFAKLRFRGRDVLLVVVVATMMVPVQLGLIPLYMLMTKLGLAGGLASVTLPFLVSGFGVFFMRQYAIQAIPDELIEAARVDGASTLRIFWSIVFPALRPAAAVLGLLTFMERWNDFLWPYIALDINHPTVQVALSRLSGGYYTDQALVMAGTLMGTLPLVVVFIVFGRQIVGGIMEGGLKS, from the coding sequence ATGAGCACCACCGCGCGCTCCACCGGCGCCTCCCCGATGATGTACGTCACCCTGACCTTCGTGGTGCTGCTGTCCGCGGCGCCCCTGTACTTCATGCTCGTCATGGCCTCGCGCGCCAACAGCGACATCCTCGGCATCCCGCCGCCGCTGCTGCCCGGCGACCAGCTGGCCATCAACATCGAGCGGGTCTTCGCCAACGACGACGTCCAGTTCGCCAAGGCGCTGCTCAACACGCTCGTGGTCGCCACGGTGGCCACGGTCTCCGTGGTGGTCACGTCGGCGCTGGCCGGATTCGCCTTCGCGAAGCTGAGGTTCCGCGGCCGCGACGTGCTCCTGGTCGTCGTGGTGGCCACGATGATGGTGCCGGTGCAGCTGGGACTGATCCCGCTGTACATGCTGATGACGAAGCTCGGCCTCGCGGGCGGGCTGGCCTCGGTGACGCTGCCGTTCCTGGTCAGCGGGTTCGGGGTGTTCTTCATGCGCCAGTACGCCATCCAGGCCATCCCCGACGAGCTGATCGAGGCCGCACGCGTCGACGGCGCGTCGACCCTGCGCATCTTCTGGTCGATCGTCTTCCCGGCACTGCGACCGGCGGCCGCCGTCCTTGGGCTCCTGACCTTCATGGAGCGCTGGAACGACTTCCTGTGGCCGTACATCGCGCTCGACATCAACCACCCCACCGTGCAGGTCGCGCTCTCGCGCCTGTCCGGCGGGTACTACACCGACCAGGCGCTGGTGATGGCCGGGACCCTCATGGGAACCCTGCCGCTCGTCGTGGTCTTCATCGTGTTCGGCCGCCAGATCGTCGGCGGCATCATGGAAGGCGGCTTGAAGTCATGA